One genomic region from Burkholderia latens encodes:
- a CDS encoding adenine phosphoribosyltransferase: MPHSSSGAPLDPVAFIHSQIRTVPDWPQPGVMFRDITTLLQSPKALRILVDLFVERYVDAKLDYVAGLDARGFIIAPIVAYELSVGFVPIRKVGKLPYKTRSESYDLEYGSATVEIHEDACRPGDRVIIMDDLIATGGTMMAGRNLLQRLGAVVVEGAAIIDLPDLGGSALLRNAGLPVYTVTEFAGH, translated from the coding sequence ATGCCGCATTCGTCGTCGGGCGCACCGCTCGATCCGGTCGCCTTCATCCATAGCCAGATCCGCACGGTGCCGGACTGGCCGCAGCCGGGCGTGATGTTCCGCGACATTACGACGCTGCTGCAGAGCCCGAAGGCGCTGCGCATCCTCGTGGATCTGTTCGTCGAACGCTATGTCGATGCGAAGCTCGACTACGTCGCGGGGCTCGACGCGCGCGGCTTCATCATCGCGCCGATCGTCGCGTATGAGCTGAGCGTCGGCTTCGTGCCGATCCGCAAGGTCGGCAAGCTGCCGTACAAGACGCGCTCGGAATCGTACGACCTCGAATACGGCAGCGCGACGGTCGAGATCCACGAAGACGCATGCCGCCCCGGCGACCGCGTGATCATCATGGACGACCTGATCGCGACCGGCGGCACGATGATGGCGGGGCGCAACCTGTTGCAGCGGCTCGGCGCGGTCGTGGTCGAGGGCGCGGCGATCATCGATCTGCCGGATCTCGGCGGCTCCGCGCTGCTGCGCAATGCGGGGTTGCCGGTCTACACCGTCACCGAATTCGCCGGCCACTGA
- a CDS encoding monovalent cation:proton antiporter family protein: protein MISPLEMTLLLLLASVVGVVVFRSLNLPPMLGYLTVGILVGPHAFGVAADLERAEHLAEFGVVFLMFSIGLEFSLAKLRAMQRLVFGLGLLQVVATLAVAVVLGALFERWVHITWQGSVALGGALAMSSTAIVSKMLAERLEIETEHGRNIFGVLLFQDLAVVPLLIVIAAFGAESSKDLALTLGFAAVKIVIALALLLVIGQRFMTRWLNVVARRRSQELFVLNLLLVTLGAAFITDRFGLSLALGAFIAGMLISETPFRHQVEEDIKPFRDVLLGLFFVTTGMLLDPRVIWEHPLIVLGFFVGQILFKATMIAGLARLFGATPGVAMRTGIGLAQAGEFGFVLLNLILDRHLVDSTLLQAILASMLLSMLAAPFLIQNADRIVMRLSSTEWMQQSLQMTRIATQSLKQRGHVIICGYGRAGQNLARMLEQEGISYVALDLDPDRVSAAATAGESVVFGDAARRESLLAAGIHRAAAVAITYANTPSALRVLHHVHELEPTLPAIVRTVDDADLEKLLAAGATEVIPEIVEGSLMLASHTLVLVGVPMRKVVRRVEEMRDERYSLLRGYFHGADDADDDDHEQVRLQSVPVDARADAVGRSLEELGLYALGLEVTAIRRHGIRGVEPDPQTKLRASDIVVLRGLPEALALAEERLSRHRREPPAAVA, encoded by the coding sequence GTGATTTCCCCGCTCGAAATGACCCTGCTGCTGCTGCTGGCCTCGGTGGTGGGCGTCGTCGTATTTCGCTCGCTGAACCTGCCGCCGATGCTCGGCTACCTGACCGTCGGCATCCTGGTCGGCCCGCACGCATTCGGCGTCGCCGCGGATCTCGAACGGGCCGAGCATCTTGCGGAATTCGGCGTGGTGTTCCTGATGTTCTCGATCGGCCTCGAATTCTCGCTCGCGAAGCTGCGGGCGATGCAGCGGCTCGTGTTCGGCCTCGGGCTGCTGCAGGTGGTCGCGACGCTCGCGGTCGCAGTCGTGCTCGGCGCGCTGTTCGAGCGCTGGGTGCACATCACGTGGCAGGGCAGCGTCGCGCTCGGCGGCGCGCTCGCGATGTCGTCGACGGCGATCGTGTCGAAGATGCTTGCCGAGCGGCTCGAGATCGAGACCGAACACGGCCGCAACATCTTCGGCGTGCTGCTGTTCCAGGATCTCGCCGTGGTGCCGCTGCTGATCGTGATCGCCGCGTTCGGCGCCGAGTCGTCGAAGGACCTCGCGCTCACGCTCGGCTTCGCGGCGGTGAAGATCGTGATCGCGCTCGCGTTGCTGCTCGTCATCGGCCAGCGGTTCATGACGCGCTGGCTCAACGTCGTCGCGCGGCGCCGCTCGCAGGAACTGTTCGTGCTGAACCTGCTGCTCGTCACGCTCGGCGCCGCGTTCATCACCGACCGCTTCGGGCTGTCGCTCGCGCTGGGCGCGTTCATCGCCGGGATGCTGATCTCCGAGACGCCGTTCCGCCATCAGGTGGAGGAGGACATCAAGCCGTTCCGCGACGTGCTGCTCGGCCTGTTCTTCGTGACGACGGGGATGCTGCTCGATCCGCGCGTGATCTGGGAGCATCCGCTGATCGTGCTCGGCTTCTTCGTCGGGCAGATCCTGTTCAAGGCGACGATGATCGCGGGGCTCGCGCGCCTGTTCGGCGCGACGCCGGGCGTCGCGATGCGCACCGGTATCGGGCTCGCGCAGGCAGGCGAATTCGGCTTCGTGCTGCTGAATCTGATCCTCGACCGGCATCTGGTCGACTCGACGCTGCTGCAGGCGATCCTCGCGTCGATGCTGCTGTCGATGCTTGCCGCGCCGTTCCTGATCCAGAACGCGGACCGGATCGTAATGCGGCTGTCGTCGACGGAATGGATGCAGCAGTCGCTGCAAATGACGCGGATCGCGACGCAAAGCCTGAAGCAGCGCGGCCACGTGATCATTTGCGGCTACGGGCGCGCGGGCCAGAACCTGGCGCGCATGCTCGAACAGGAAGGCATTTCGTACGTCGCGCTCGACCTCGACCCCGATCGCGTGAGCGCGGCCGCGACGGCCGGCGAATCGGTCGTGTTCGGCGACGCCGCGCGCCGCGAGTCGTTGCTCGCGGCCGGCATCCATCGCGCGGCGGCCGTCGCGATCACGTATGCGAACACGCCGTCCGCGCTGCGCGTGCTGCATCACGTGCATGAACTCGAGCCGACGCTTCCGGCGATCGTGCGCACGGTCGACGACGCCGATCTCGAGAAACTGCTCGCGGCCGGTGCGACCGAAGTGATTCCGGAGATCGTCGAGGGCAGCCTGATGCTTGCGTCGCACACACTGGTGCTGGTCGGCGTGCCGATGCGCAAGGTGGTGCGGCGCGTCGAGGAGATGCGCGACGAACGCTACAGCTTGCTGCGCGGCTATTTCCACGGCGCGGACGATGCGGACGACGACGACCACGAGCAGGTGCGGCTACAATCGGTGCCGGTCGATGCGCGCGCGGACGCGGTCGGACGCTCGCTGGAGGAACTGGGGCTGTACGCGCTCGGGCTGGAAGTCACGGCGATCCGCCGGCACGGCATCCGCGGCGTCGAACCCGATCCGCAGACGAAGCTGCGCGCAAGCGATATCGTCGTGCTGCGCGGGCTGCCGGAAGCGCTCGCGCTTGCCGAGGAGCGGCTGTCGCGCCACCGGCGCGAACCGCCCGCTGCGGTCGCATGA